The Aspergillus fumigatus Af293 chromosome 3, whole genome shotgun sequence region CGGTGGAGCGCAGCAGTGCGCGGGGTGCGTGCTGTGGCGGAGgtgttgatgctggctgtgTCGGAGAGGAGGGCGCTGGATGCGAGCACACTTGTGAGTGATGTGACGGGGGTTTCGGGTTCAGTGGAGGTGGATGGGTGTGGGATGCCGGTTAGGGCGGTCCAGATCTCCGCGATGGGAGGTTCAGGGTCGCTCCACAGGACGGTAAAGAGGGGCTTATCCCAGCGGCTGTAGGTGCTGGGTTCTTCGTAGCGGAAGATGAGGTTCTTGAGGAGGTCGGGAGGGTATGGTTCTTCGGTGTCATCGGTAGCGGGAGAGGGGGCATCGGTTTGTGTAGTGTTTTGCGCTTCGACTTCCGGGTCTGCATTTATTGTCGATGCTTCCTTTGGCTCGTTGTCGTGCGATTCAGACTTCTCCTGTTGTGTGTTTCGACGACGTATCCTGGCTTCGTTGTTCGCGACGCATTGATCGACAGGGGTCCCGACGTGTACCTTCAGCATTTCACATCAGCTTCCGCAAAGTCTGATGCCAAATTATAGACTTACGACACAAGAAGTCGTCCCTAACGCCTTCGCCTCACACCAAAGCTGATACCTATACCCCTTGATGTAATTCATCCCATCAAGAATCACGAAACTATCTCGGCCCAAGGCGCGCTTGGCCCGCGTATATGCGACTCCGCGCGCCTCTTTTTCCGTCCTCGCATTGTCATAAACGGTTCGTGGGTGCGAGGGATCATGCGTTGGGACGATGTGTATCTTGTATCGGGGTCTCGAGGCGGGGATAGCGCCGGATTTGAAGAGTTCATCTTGCGTCACCTCGAGGAGCGAGGCGAGTTGTTGGGCGCGGTACGAGAGACCGGAGCAGGGATAACCTGAGAGGACGATGAGCTGTCATTCCTTTGGAATTAGCTCCATTTCATAACGATATTGGAACACTAGAGCAGTACTTACCGGCATTATAACAACAGTGGATGTGGATGTGACTGTTCTGGCGGAGACTTTTTCTTCGCGGGGCTATTCTGGGTGGCATGTGACTTGAGAAGCTGATGTCTCTTGGCTGCTTCCCATTGATGGGCGTAGATCATACAACGTCTACAAAGGAATGTGGATACAATCACTGAAGAGAACGAGGGAAATTTAAATTCTATTGATCAAGTTAAATGCAGGATAAGATTGCTTGCATGCCACTAAGCCAATCATCCTACGGTGGTATGGGTTCGTCAAGGTCATTAATCGCTAAGGTACATACACAGTCACTTTTTAGTCTTCACACCTACTGTCAATTCAGTTGATTTGGAGCCCACCGAATCTCATATCCGAATACCGTCCTACGAAGTAATTCGTCCTGCAACCTTGTCAGCAAACGCATTATGTGAGAGAAAGTCAAACCTACACCAGGGTCGTTCTCGAACAAGACCTTATCCATGACCTTTTCGAAGATCTTGGTGACCTGGAACCCGTTCTGCTCTGCTAAAGGAAAGAAAGTTTGGTTCCTGGGAAGAAGCCAGGGCTGGTAAGGTGTAAAGACCACCAACGCGACGGAGtctttggatttcttcaGTGCCTTCTGCATGACCTTGATCAGATTAGGATGCTCTTGATAACTGTACACCACATCGGCCATGATCAGAAGGTCGAAACTGTTTGAGCCCTCGGGAAGATACGCCGTCAACGGTTCAACCGGATCACCCCATTTGTATCCAGCAACATGGAGGGATGACGAGCTCGGAATGATAGCCGCCGAGAGCGAGGCATTGTATCGCATGTTCTCGACCAGGTCCGGATCAGGGTAATCGGTCATGACGACGGTCCGAGCTCCTTTGACTGCACTAACGATGCTCGGGACGCCTGCCGCAGCCCCAACCTCCAAGACATCTTTCCCCTCGACAAGGGAACTAGCTTTCTCTTCTATATATGTGGCGCTCGTCCGGCCGGCATTCCACAGCAGATCACCCTCCAAAGACGGTCAGTCGGCGAAGCAGAGGATTAAGTTATTAACAATTGAAAGGGAGAGTATTGGGAGGTTCAGCGTGTTCGTACGTATAGAGGATGGCTGCCGACAAGGCGCACGCGCACCGTCTGGCCGCTGAGCATCTGGTGCTCTGCGAACGTGGGTTCTTTTTCAGGAGGGTAAAACCCCTCCGGGTCCTTGAAGGTGTCCCCAAATCCCACgaaatcttcttcatttgCCATTGTGCAATGGTGTTGCGAGGGAAATGGGTGGGATGAAGCAATTGTAAGAAATCACATGGTGCAGTCCAATCGCAACAAATTCGCTATCAGTGATAAATTCTCTATTGGTGATGGTGGGGTAATTTCTAATAGAAGACTAGTGCAAGTCAGTTATTACCTGAAATCACGTGATAAATATATCCATAAAGCTGCTGAGGCCTTCCTCGAATACGATACCATACAGCAAATTCGTAAGGGTACCTGCATGCGACGCTGGTAGCCCCGCATACATATACGTGGAGATACGTACCGGATTTAGATCGGGTAACTTTCGCCGTTTCTGTTttttctactccgtagagatTCTGGAAAGAAatcatccatcctcatcgacgcGGATGATCATAAATGGGCGACGATAGTCGCTGTAGATCCTGTGCATAGTCTAGTCCTCTTGATCAAGTATAGACTGCATCTACCAAGTCAGCGACTTGTTAGAGTTCATAAGTACAtactctctctcttctccgtcttggCTGGCATCTCTGGGCCAGGTTCATACCACCGTCATCACCGGTTCCTTAATACTTTTTCCTCCAGTTTCCTCTCGGACGTCATTCCGCGGTATATCTGGGTAAGCCCCCACGTGTTGCGACTTTTGAGCGGCCGATGATtattttcttcctttcttctttcacTTGACATCACTttcaccatcacctccaCCATCACGCCATCTAATCTGTGCTAACCAATACAGTGCTGCCGCACTGGTCAGTTTATCGCAATCAGCCCATATTGTTAGGCCCCAACACCGCATCGCACCCCGCTCCGCGACCTTAATCCATCCTTCGCCGGCAAAACTTGAACGACTTGATCTTCAAGTATCTCCATTCTTACCACAGTCATGGACAACTCTGCCCGCACTCTGCATTCCATAACTCACAGCAACACCCAAGgatccaactcctccatACCATCCTCGTCAGTTACACTAGGCTACACGCCCGCAGCGATGGCAGCCCAACCGCAGACCATCCAACCTTCGAGTGCAAGCCAGACGCAGTTCGGAGCGAGCGggcaacaacaacaaacacaACAAAAACACAACCAgacttcttcttccaccgaGTCTGCGAACACGGCGCCCCCGCCCCCAGCAGCTGATATCTACCCCCACCAGGTCAACGGCTCGGGGGGTCCGTTAGCAACAGCCCCTTTTCTGCGAGACTTCAGTCTCGTCGCCGAAGCAGCGAAACGAGCGCAGATGTCTGTCGTGCTGCGGGATTTGGAGAGCGTCACTCTATAGAGGTCTCGATCGGAGCGGCCATCGCTTTCGTTTGCAGCTATGGATGCGGTGCATTAGGCAGATGGTGGTCTAAAACGTTGGGCTTGGACGTGCAGGATAGGAAGATTTGAATTGGGCTGATATTTTCTATTGGAGTTTACAGTTTACCTACATCGAGGACGGCGATGGGTTGGGTTGGATTGGCGTTAGACTTGCACAGATACCATTCACTTTGACACTACATCAATAAAGAACACaatctttctttttcacGAACAAGAGGTCCTTCTATCTCAACTTCTGCTTCGACGGCGACCGATCTGCGGAGGATCAGTTGGGGTACCCACCTACCCAGTACTTCGTAGAGACCGAGGCCTCCGGTTAAATTCAAGGCTGCATGGCGAAGCCAATGTAACCCAGCAAATTGCCCTCGAGAACTAGACTACTCACACAATCAAGAAAGTAACTctaatatagatatagatatgaTTTTTGACCAacgaaagaaaagaaaaccatGCGGCGAACCCAATCTGCTCCGCGGCCCTCCAATACCAGAGAAGACTCGATAAAGCAGCCGAGCAGCGATTGGTGAAATTTCACTCTCTAGCATACTTGAGGCTTGACTAGGGCACCCCGAGCAGCGCTTATCCTATCAGGAGTAGCTACCTTAGTGTAAGCTGATAACGGATTCTTCCCTGCTATCGGTTGGTGATTGGTGCGGTTATTGGAGTGGCTGGATCATCACATGCATTTAGCCATTAATTTTGGGAGGGGGAGGCCAAGGTGATTGATTAAGCTCGGGGATATAGTTATTGCTATAGCTATAGTCTTAGAACAAAGTTGTGTACATACATTTGGTTTTGGTGAcagaaggaaagaaatgCAGCATCAAATGACATTCTATTATTGTTGaacaccaacaccagcaCTAAACGCCAAGCTAATGCAGAGAACAATGAATATATGCGTGGACCGAAAAGACTTTTACCGACGGCTGAAAGGGACTAGTTGAACCGATGCGAAAAATGCAGGCTAGAATAGCCGTCGCGATTGAGGATACAGTCGCATCGAACGGAAATATATGGAAATAATTGACAACTGGGGCCGGGTGCTACATATTCGTCGAAGACCCGATCAAGTTCGGTTGCGAGATGCTCGCGAGTTGTGCCGGCACagccctcttcctcctcgacctgaACCGGAAAGTCGACAGTCGACGACTCAGCCCCCTCGTGGGTGGGCCCCAGTTgtcgaaggagaggatggagacgGGTCTCGAGCGCGGAGGGCCAGACGCCGTAATGGGGTGTTGATCGTGATGGAGCGTTGTGTCTGTGTCTGACGGGCTTGCGGCCGCATCGAACATCAGCATTGACTGACGTCTGCTCCGAATCTTGCTGGCCACGTTGTTTGGGTCGAGCTGCAGGGAGAAGTCCTCCTTAATGTCGTCGAGGGCGTGCGAGAagcggcggaggaggcgtGGTTTCTCGTAGATGGAGGGCTCGCGCTGTTCGAGTCCGTACAGCTGCAGTGGGGTGGAGTCCGGCGAGTCTGCTCGCAATGGGGTGGAATAGTAGCGGTGGACTTTGGGGATGTCTCTTCGCTTTCGGCGACATTGGGGGACGGGGAATGAGAATACGGGATTGTTGATGTTGCGGCTTGAGAGGGAGACGGGACTGTCGGGGTATGATTCCCGCGAAGAATCTGTTGCGGAGGATGTTGACATGTTGCTTAGGAGATATGGCGGTgttattgatgatgatgatgttgatgatgatgaagcttATTATTGAAGGCCCTTGTGTGTAAGACCAGAGATTGTGGATGGAGAGACTGTTCAGGGAACACCACACGGGCTTTCCTTGCCAGTTGCAAACTTCACAGTCAGCTGCCTGGGGCGTGTCCCTGTGGGAGAGGCGTGGATGAATGAGCAGTAATAACTGGCCATCGGTCtcagagagaagagaagctAAGTGGAAAGAGTGGAACTATGGAGTCACCAGTCCTCTGCGGTCCGCCTACGTCCGAAGTCGTACATGTTTGTTTTCAAAGAAGCTGCAGACTCCAGCAGCATTGCCCGAGTTTGCGCAGTCGCACGACAGCGCATTGTACtccagccatcctctcctgCCCCAGGCTTCCTTCCGATTATTCTCCTCACAGCATACGTAGACTCGAAACTGCGTACACGACGAAGCAAAGACCTAAGCCACCAACCGAGCCGATTCCCGATAACAAACCCGATCAGAGTGCCTGCTCGGACAGCGTCCAACGCGCTCGATGACGCGGCAGTTGACGCCGCTGCCAGAAATATCTCAAACAGTGATGGACTTGCATCAGCAAAGTGAAAGATCGAATCTTTTCATGTCTTGATCTCTGATTCTCAAATCTCAAGTCCTCAACCCATGTCTTAGGTACATGTACGTATGTGCACTCCTGCATCCATGGTCCACAGTCATGGCTGCGGGAATGTTTCACAGGTACGGAGGACCTGTGGAGACTTTTTTTGTCCACTTCGTGCAATCAAGGGATGGACTATTAACACGGTGAAAGTGCTGCTCTCCTAGAAAATATCCATGCGAAACAAGTGCATATCAGAAGGAAGTAGATACAGAGCATGAATACTCGCCATAATGAgcagaatacggagtacttcgtTTGCAATTCTGCATATGCATCAATGCTAAATCTATAAAAATAGAGCTCAGCCACCTTGCAGATGAAACATGGTGTCAGCCACTCCACTTTTGCTGCTTGCCCACAACATCACTTTTCTGCCAGTAATGATTTAGTTTGCAGTATATATCGCCGGGAGGTTGGACGCTACAACCTTTGGGTGGCGGTGTGCAAATAATATCATGGCTGCGGTGGATTGTTCCATTCAACTGTCAAGGTCAATTGAGCTACTGGCCAGCAACTCGAAAACTTGAAGCCATGTTCAACTCCTGTTTTGGCGCTGAGCTCCTAACCTTCAGTGATTGGTCGGTCGGAACAGATTGTAGGCTGTACTGTGCTACTAAGAATTTAAGAGTGAATGGGCTCGTGCTACTTCGTATGTGTACGAGATCTGTAAGTCTAAAATGTGATCGAAGCCTCGCAGGCAACGGAGAACAGAGTGGGATATAGGACATGTATCTTGAGCATTCTTTCCTTTGGACAGGGGCCGCTATTCACTTTCATCTACGCTTGAAGAATGACACTCTAGGAATTCGAGTCTAATCTGACCATTTGTTACATCTTTGTCACTTCGTTATGCTCCATATGTTGGGTATCTAAACAGCCTTTTGCTGGCTCTTCGATCGCACGCATGACCTATGCACCTTGATTTAGTCGAAACTGTACTTGACGTTCACAGCTGGTCTGACGGCTAGACACATACAATAAAGTCGATGGAACCCATGCTATCAAAAGTCACAATCATATCATCCATCAATCATAAACCATAATCCCCGAGCATCATTCACATCACAAAAAGGAGATTCACATCTGTTGCTTTATTATTAGCTCGCAAATCAATGTTTGTACAAGTTGACCCACCTAGCGGATGGCTACAGCTCAGCTGTGGCTTCTGTGTGTACTTGCCGTCGAGCTGTGCTCGAATCGAGTTCAGTAGCTGCAGATAGCTCTGATTCGGCCACTGTTTCAAGGATTTGATGAAAGCCCAGCTCAAAGCACCACGAGCTTCTCCGTCCTGGAATGTGTCCGCTCTAGAGAACACCGTCAGCTCTGCAAAGAGACGATGTCAGCAATAAAGGACATCAAGAGCACTCACGACGTCTGCGTGTCCTTGGAACCCGAAAACATGACCACATCGGCCGGAGACGTCTTGGTCATCACCGTCCGCTGACGCGCCGAGTCACCTTTTGCGGCCTTTTTGAGAAACCCAATCGCCGTCATCGCAACTCCGCTCAGATCCCCTTTCCCGTATGAGCTAATGGCGCTGAATAGATCCTGTGCTGCTTCTTTGGCGAGGTTCGGTTCTTTCAAGATACCCTGCAGGGGTTAGCATGGCGCTTGATGAGCTTCAGATGGTCAAAGCTACCTGAGTAGAATAGACGTAAGGCAAATCCAAAGCCGTCCCCGAATGGCAGGAGTCGAATATCACTGTCAGCCGAACGCCAGGACGCAACGGCCGGACCCTGCGTTGATGAGCTTCAAGCTATGAGTCAGAGGAAAGAGACTAACATTATGTTATGCATTTCATCATCCACAATATGGCCCGCAACCCGATAGTCGACAGGGTAGATGACGTCGTCATAGCCTTGATTCTGTCAGCCTCTCGCTCAAACCTAGACGCCAGGCGACTGaccgtcctcttcgtcacCGTCAAGATCAGGAGTTCGCCCGCCATGCCCTAAGCATCTCAGTATCGCCTCGAAGCGTGCAAACCCACAGCCACCCACCTGAGAAATGAAGGAAAAGCGAGTCGTTCGGCTGCGCATCTTTGACCAGCCACTGCATTGCACGCAGTATATTCGCCTTGGTAGGAATGCTCAGGGGATTCTTCTGGTCATCGGTGAGAATGACCATGTCCTCCCGCCGATACCCGTATCGCTCATGAAGAAAAGTCGACATGTTAGTGACGTCGTTGATGCATCCGCGGAGCTGATTCGGCTGTCCAATATAGTTGATTCCGATCAGTAGGGCTCTACGCCGCCCTGTGCATGCTGAGTACTGGAAGCGGTAGTGGGAAGGCGCTCCATTGCCGAATTGCTGCGCCTCGAGGGGCGGGCGTGGAGGGACAGCCGGCACACTCCATGACTGCGAGTGACCTGCGTTAGGTTAGTTGTGTGCGTACTCCGGTTTGACGAGCAGGGAAAATTGGTAACTCACCatgatgaggatgctggTACGGAGATGGCGAGTGGGGAGGCGGCGTGGGGTAAGGCGATGGGTAATCGCGATgggcaggaggaggaaatgtATGCGCTGGAGGAGGTCCTTGAGGAGGATACGGCGGATATCTGGAAATCGTCACTCATGAATACATCAATGCATATGGTGTCGCGAAAGGAAACCTACTCATAAGGCTGCGGAGGAGGCCACTGCTGCTGCCGAGGGGGGTAGCCACCAGACCAACCCGGGGGTGGAGGAGCCGAGTGACGGTGGTACATCAATTGTTTAATCTACTGTATAGGGAACTCGCTGAGCGCCGACCGCAACTAATACAACAAAACAACAAACCCAGAGTGCACCACAAGTCAGGTCCAGTCTGTCCAGAATCGGATTCCAAGGAAACGAGGAAAAGTGGAAGTTTAGATAAGAAACAACTAACTAGCAGCTTGGACAAATCATGATACTTAAACCTGTGCGATTATTGAACAATGACCCCAGGCACTAAGGCCGTCAGGGCTGGCTGATAGTGGAGCAGACTGCACACCGTCAATCGCTGCCATTTGCTCGCAGATCTTAACGGTGTGGGACATGGCACGAGGCACTACACATAGGACATAGGGCAGAGAAGCGGTATGGATGGTCTGCCCGTTTTGTTCCTTGACTTGGCAAAATGAACTTCTGTGTTTATCAGGAGGATCTCTTTCTTATACACTTGCATCAGGGTTGTTATGCAGATGTGTTGTCTTGAATGGTAAGTGCCCGTCATCATCAAGTGCTCAATGATATCCTGGCCTGTTGGATGCTATCCGAGAACCCTAACTTTTGGCCTACACCATTTATATTTTCAACTCACCCGTGCCCTCTGCTATTCACAATTTCTGCTCATGTGGAATGCATGATCTACCCAACAGTGAAGAGCGCCTCACGGGCGCCATCCATTCCGGGCAAACATCCATTCCGGGCAAACATCCATTCCGGGCAATGCGTCATAACACTCGGTTCATTTAGGCATCTACATTTCTTTAGTCGTTAGCTTCCAGACGATTCTAGTAACATGACCGCAAATTATGAGCAGTTTTCGTATAGCGAAAGCTGATTCGCTGGAATCTGGCCTTTGGCCTCAAACCAATTCTTGATTCCCCGCAGAGGGTATTCATTGACTCGTAGGGCTGAAAGAGATCGGCAACGACGGCAAGAGAGAGAAATATTGAATCTGCCCAAAGATCTTGACCCAAGTGAGATCAACAGGTGGCGATGAAAGCTATCATCTACTGTGGATGATTTACCTTCCACAGCTTGAACATGCCACTGATATCAAAGCGACGATAAATCAGCTTGTAGAGGCTCTAACACCCTTTGGCGCTGTATCCAGCTAAGAACGTGTCAAATGGTCGCGGATGGATGGCGTCTGCACTCTGGAACTTTGAGGATGAATGGATTTCTTCGATGCTGAGACAGGACTCGACTGCGGATCCTAGTTGTACTGTTTTTTACAGTTGTTGTCTGGCTACGTTTGAGTTTGCGTTTGTCTTTTGTCAAGATGAGCGCTTGAAAGGTATTTGCATGTCGTTCCAGACATTGACCCGACGGCCACTTCCGCCAGGATTCCTGGAATGTGATGCTCTTATGACCTGCTTACGCAGTAAGCCAAATATAGACCGACTTCTTTTTGAGGTACATCAGAAGAGCAGTCAGGTAGATTGTGCTCTAGCTTGTAATCCCGAGTCAACGAAGGGGCATCGTTCTCATGGCCTATTTCGGCTCGATACTTGTGTGTCACCTCAAGTTTCACGGAACTCTGAAAGGTTACATTGTTCATTGTCTATTGCCCGGAGATAGTCTCCTTTGGTATTCCGTGCTCATTAGAAACACTGCTAGCGTTCCATGCGCAAGACAGGCATCCAAGACGTCTTCCCTCTACCATGAAAATTTGAATCTTGACAAAGATCGGCAAAATTGTGAGGACGTGAACTGTTTTGCACTGCCATGAAGACGGATTACGTCAGGTTGGCAAGTGGGGGAAAATCATTGACTCGACCTATCGTCACCACGCGCGAGTGTCCTGGAGGCTGCTATCAGATACAGGTGGTTGGGGTCCAGGTGGAGATGTCGCCAGCATGCGTGCATGGGTTAATTATAGACGCTGACGTTAGGGGACAAAGTGGCCAATAGTTGACTGGCCGTGTGTTGCACGGGGGCGATAATCTGAGCATCGAACCCAGGCAACACTATTTGTGCAAAGTCGCCATCTTATCTGTTAGCGCTGACACATGATGCACTGCTGACCAGTAAACTCCGTGGCACGTCCAATGCCATGACCGGACTTCGAGGAGCTATCAGAGCTGTTCCTGATCCCCAAGTCTAGACACCCCGCATTGTGATCGACCGAGAGCACACAATCACATATTCTTGGCTCTGACATGATTCCGTCGGGGATTTTTCTACTGGTGGGACTCGGAAGCGTAACAAGCCAGGCCGGCCACCAGCAATCATGCATCATGTTTGGTCCCGTCCGTACAATGATATCGACAAGGGACATAAGGGGAGAGCATTCCGATTGGATACAATTCGCCTGTACCTCAGCCTTTCCAACTTCGAGACTTTGATTCTCCAGCCTCGTGCCCGCCTTGTGTGGCGTGCCTGTTTGATCATCGTTTCGGACCTTATGGAGGCGCGAGGCAGTGCAAAAGCGGGGGCCAGACCTTCAGGAACTCACGGACGGGACGACAAGGCTAGCGATTCGAGGCCTTGAAAGTCGCACACAGAGTGCTCGCTTTGATGGATGACAAACAGTGGGGGATTGAAGATATCAAACGTGTGTTTGATAGCACAGAATTTGGTAGATCCTGCATGCTGTCCAGTTGGCGGGGCGGCTGCCTTAAAAATGAGGCCATAATTGGGTTTTGGGCGCAGGCGGCGAGCTTTCAATGCTGGCCAGCCACCAAAAAGTACGACCAAGAGTTGCATCCTTTGCGATGAACCACATTCATCACGGGTGGATTATCAAGGAGAAACCACGATTCAGAGTGGGTTAGTCTTCCCGACACTCGAAGGTGGTTAGAAAGTTTGAGACCGAAACTTCCCCCTCCTTGGGCAGCCAATAACTCCGGGGTCTACAAAACAACGGAGAATTGAGGCTCGGCAAGGCGTGGCTCTTTAGTCGGTCATTTGACAACTGGAATATGGGCGAATTCGCTCGTTTCTTTCCCGAATTGGGCAAAATATTGATCATGGatacgatgatgatggaacCTTGGAATCTCCACGAGACTAGCTGCTTCGGAAGTCCGTACGCCAGTTCTTTCTCGACTGTTCACCTTGCATTGACACTAGCAGGTCTGGAAATTGCCACTTTGAGCCTCATCACAATCCACAAAGAAGTAATTTTTGGCGGCGGCACTCCGGAATCGGTGAAGAGGCCGAGATGGTCTTGGATAATCCTCACTTGGCCTTCTGTATCATTTGTTGAAGATCAGAAATTGACCATTATTAGAGAGCTGTCATTTGTAAATATTTTCAGCTCCCATAAATGTGCTCCTGAGGTGACACAAATTGTAGCCCGAACTCGGTGGAAACGTTATCACGGCTTGGGACTTGTTTCAACGGTAAGCCCCATTTTGGGGGTTGAATGCAAGGACACAAAGCGATTGGAAAGCCTCGTCAATAACAACACTACCAGTTAGAAAATGCCACACTGGAATGGGAAATGAGAGTCTTGGGCCGAATCCTCCG contains the following coding sequences:
- a CDS encoding putative RNA polymerase II Elongator complex associated protein Kti12 codes for the protein MPPRIAPRRKSLRQNSHIHIHCCYPCSGLSYRAQQLASLLEVTQDELFKSGAIPASRPRYKIHIVPTHDPSHPRTVYDNARTEKEARGVAYTRAKRALGRDSFVILDGMNYIKGYRYQLWCEAKALGTTSCVVHVGTPVDQCVANNEARIRRRNTQQEKSESHDNEPKEASTINADPEVEAQNTTQTDAPSPATDDTEEPYPPDLLKNLIFRYEEPSTYSRWDKPLFTVLWSDPEPPIAEIWTALTGIPHPSTSTEPETPVTSLTSVLASSALLSDTASINTSATARTPRTAALHRPKIKPHQATVQPTATDSSALYAMEKCTSAIVSAIRSYALTNPSAEAALAQNPDARGIAIPVPEASSPIFIPAHVATSGTTDELAGAGGILALPRLQRLRRQWIGLNRAYVGVNHASAVKGGLAPDQVGDAFVRFLNAEFAGESGV
- the efm7 gene encoding putative nicotinamide N-methyltransferase Nnt1: MANEEDFVGFGDTFKDPEGFYPPEKEPTFAEHQMLSGQTVRVRLVGSHPLYGDLLWNAGRTSATYIEEKASSLVEGKDVLEVGAAAGVPSIVSAVKGARTVVMTDYPDPDLVENMRYNASLSAAIIPSSSSLHVAGYKWGDPVEPLTAYLPEGSNSFDLLIMADVVYSYQEHPNLIKVMQKALKKSKDSVALVVFTPYQPWLLPRNQTFFPLAEQNGFQVTKIFEKVMDKVLFENDPGDELLRRTVFGYEIRWAPNQLN
- the casB gene encoding caspase family protein, encoding MYHRHSAPPPPGWSGGYPPRQQQWPPPQPYEYPPYPPQGPPPAHTFPPPAHRDYPSPYPTPPPHSPSPYQHPHHGHSQSWSVPAVPPRPPLEAQQFGNGAPSHYRFQYSACTGRRRALLIGINYIGQPNQLRGCINDVTNMSTFLHERYGYRREDMVILTDDQKNPLSIPTKANILRAMQWLVKDAQPNDSLFLHFSGHGGRTPDLDGDEEDGYDDVIYPVDYRVAGHIVDDEMHNIMVRPLRPGVRLTVIFDSCHSGTALDLPYVYSTQGILKEPNLAKEAAQDLFSAISSYGKGDLSGVAMTAIGFLKKAAKGDSARQRTVMTKTSPADVVMFSGSKDTQTSADTFQDGEARGALSWAFIKSLKQWPNQSYLQLLNSIRAQLDGKYTQKPQLSCSHPLGGSTCTNIDLRANNKATDVNLLFVM